CAAGGTGCTTGTAAGTCATTCCAAGGCCACTTTCTGACCCAGTGCCCTGGTCTGAGGTCATGCCATGTTCTAATGTAAATGTAACCcattctggggggaggggttgccacctgtccaggttttccccaGGTCGCCCCTTTGTGGCGGTGGCTGGCCGGGGAGGCCTGTGAGGGCACAGAGCACACGCTGCCAGCTGGCCGGTTCTGTGGGCTCAGGCCCAGCCGGGCTGCCCCAGTTCTTTGTTGCTCAGAGGTGGCCACCCTACGTGTGGGTGACCTGACGACACGTTGCCTGGACGCGACGCTGACCCAGCGCCAGGTTTGACTCGTGGCCCTTTGTCTCAACTCAGCACCACGTTGCTAGGCAACGGCGCATTGGTTCCAGGGCATGGTGAGGAGACACCTCAGTTTGGGGGTAAAGTCCCTCAGCCCCACTTCCGGTCCCCACTGCCCCAAAATGCCCCACTTCCGGTCCCACTGCCCTAAAATGCCCCTCTTCCGGTCCCCAATGCCCACTTCCGGTCTTTCTTAGCCTTCCCCAAACCAACTTCCGGCCTCCATCGGCCCCAGTTCCGGTCAGCGGGGTGAGTCAGGCACTTGTCTGGGCAGCCctagctgctccctgcaggaccCGCCCTGTGAGGTCACGTGACAGACCAAGATGGCGGCGCCCATGCGGCGGGCGTGGCTGGGGCTGCTCCGGGCCGCCCGCTCCTATcacgccccgcccccccggcGCAGGCCGGGCGGCGTGTACCGGCCGGACCCCGACGATCCGCTCACGCCCGCGTGGCAGCTGGAGCCGGCGTATGAGGCGAAGCTGTACGGGCGCCACGGCTCGGCCTCCGGCGTGGACCCAGCCCGGCTCTGGCCCAGCCCCGAGaagctgcaggagctggaggcCGAGGAGAGGGAGTGGTTCCCCGGGCTGAGGGAGATGGAGGCGGCGCTGGACaagaaggagcaggaggaggagaggcagcaggTGGAGAGGTGCGGAGGGGGCCAGACCCGGGAGACGGAGTTCTGGGTCCTGACTGCCGTGGGAGGGGGCCCTGAAATGTGGTTCAttcctggggagagggaggacccTAGTCATGGAGGAGTCAGAGACCCCAAAACCTGAACCAGTTCCTGGGGAGGGAGAACCCTACTCCAGAGGTGGGAGAGATGCTGGAACCTAACCCTAGTTCTGGGATGAGGACCCCTATTTGGggtgtgacactttttttttttaagaatattagggttagaagggagctcaggaggtatctaatccaacaccctgctcaaagcaggacccatccccaactaaatccccaaatggccccttcaaggattgaactcacaaccctgggtttagcaggccaatgctcaaaccactgagagccccctcccccaaacacattGCTCCAGGAAATACTCCAGACCCACTCCTATGAGTGTGGTCTCCAGGCCCAAGACGTGCCCTCAGGGAAAGGAAATGGTGACCTCTGTCATCTACCCAAATTACAGTGCAAGTCTTGGGAGCAGCAGTGGCAGTAGAAATACAGAGAGTCTCCCCCTGTGGTGGTGGGTGTTTCACTGCTGGCTTGTTGTTTGCCCTCCTGGCAGAGAGAAGCTGATTGCCGCCAACATGGCCAAGATGCCGCAGATGATCGAGGACTGGCGGCGGGAGAAGGCGGCACGCAAAGAGAAGGAGCGGGAGGACAAGGCTC
This DNA window, taken from Chelonoidis abingdonii isolate Lonesome George chromosome 26, CheloAbing_2.0, whole genome shotgun sequence, encodes the following:
- the GADD45GIP1 gene encoding large ribosomal subunit protein mL64, producing MAAPMRRAWLGLLRAARSYHAPPPRRRPGGVYRPDPDDPLTPAWQLEPAYEAKLYGRHGSASGVDPARLWPSPEKLQELEAEEREWFPGLREMEAALDKKEQEEERQQVEREKLIAANMAKMPQMIEDWRREKAARKEKEREDKARRERLLAEAQERFGHKVDHRSVKFQELVQEMEKKQRKELKLKKKQLKEEAKKKAAAADPEPVPVSAGAAEPA